The Phoenix dactylifera cultivar Barhee BC4 chromosome 17, palm_55x_up_171113_PBpolish2nd_filt_p, whole genome shotgun sequence genome contains a region encoding:
- the LOC103706415 gene encoding E3 ubiquitin-protein ligase ATL4-like has product MACQPSLLPPNFTTAFLLFIDPTIQPLRHSLLITTHTLCSFVTTISILSFTYFLQLKQEHNYTPISIMGFPSVCYCVILPKPLILVVQLLALLKLAVAMILYYLGLTSLPEDYGYPLSATDFSVPSSLPSTPSAIKSGIPVVKFSSFRRSSSQGEEPTCAVCLGELEARHEVRELGNCCHAFHKGCIDKWVDRGQVTCPLCRAQLLPKGRDEKGIAIGLM; this is encoded by the coding sequence ATGGCGTGTCAACCATCTCTACTTCCTCCCAACTTCACAACAGCCTTCCTATTATTTATAGACCCCACCATTCAACCCCTTCGCCATTCTCTCCTCATCACCACCCACACCCTTTGTTCCTTTGTCACCACCATATCTATTCTTTCCTTCACCTACTTCCTCCAACTTAAGCAAGAGCACAACTATACTCCCATCTCCATCATGGGCTTCCCTTCTGTTTGTTATTGTGTCATCCTTCCGAAACCTCTGATCCTTGTAGTCCAACTCCTCGCCCTTCTAAAGCTCGCAGTGGCGATGATCCTCTACTATCTTGGCCTCACTTCATTGCCTGAAGACTACGGCTATCCTCTCTCGGCAACCGACTTCTCGGTCCCATCGTCTCTTCCGAGCACCCCTTCGGCGATCAAAAGCGGGATTCCGGTCGTGAAATTCTCGAGCTTTCGCAGGAGTTCATCTCAAGGGGAGGAGCCCACCTGTGCTGTTTGCTTGGGAGAACTGGAGGCAAGGCATGAGGTTAGGGAGCTTGGCAACTGCTGCCATGCGTTCCACAAGGGGTGCATAGATAAGTGGGTGGACAGGGGTCAGGTCACTTGTCCATTGTGTAGAGCCCAGTTGTTGCCCAAGGGAAGGGATGAGAAAGGGATAGCCATTGGCTTGATGTGA